A portion of the Juglans microcarpa x Juglans regia isolate MS1-56 chromosome 1D, Jm3101_v1.0, whole genome shotgun sequence genome contains these proteins:
- the LOC121242337 gene encoding dual specificity protein phosphatase 1, whose protein sequence is MNQFDESVRKQLAMLLRVMNLTRCVKEDNIPCKIEEGLFLGSIGAANNKNALKSLNVTHILTVANSLSPAHPNDFVYKVINVTDREETDIKQYFDESFDFIDEAKRLGGGVLVHCFVGKSRSVTIVVAYLMKKHGMSLSQALEHVKSKRPQAAPNSGFISQLRDFEKSLQDEKNTQ, encoded by the exons ATGAATCAGTTTGATGAGTCCGTCAGGAAACAATTAGCAATGCTTTTGCGAGTTATGAATTTGACAAGATGCGTTAAAGAGGATAATATTCCATGCAAAATTGAAGAG GGTCTTTTCTTGGGTTCTATCGGAGCTGCGAATAACAAGAATGCACTGAAAAGCTTGAATGTGACGCACATACTGACTGTGGCTAATTCATTATCACCTGCACATCcaaatgattttgtatataaagTCATTAATG TCACCGACAGAGAAGAAACAGATATAAAACAGTACTTCGATGagtcttttgattttattgatgaagctAAAAGATTGGGTGGTGGTGTTTTGGTTCACTGCTTCGTGGGAAAATCCAGAAG TGTGACCATTGTTGTTGCCTATCTAATGAAAAAGCATGGAATGAGCCTATCTCAAGCGCTGGAGCATGTGAAGAGCAAACGGCCACAGGCAGCTCCTAACTCTGGTTTTATTTCACAATTAAGGGACTTCGAGAAATCTCTTCAag atgagaagaaTACACAGTGA